One Streptomyces mobaraensis NBRC 13819 = DSM 40847 DNA segment encodes these proteins:
- a CDS encoding GlxA family transcriptional regulator has protein sequence MHTVAVLALPRVIPFDLATAVETFGRVRLPDGSPGYAVRVCAERPEVDAGEFGLRAHWGLDGLRGADTVVVPGTADPTAPLAPAVRTALRRAAGDGARVASICSGAFVLAAAGLLDGLRATTHWLAAGRLAAEYPAVDVDPDVLYVDNGRVLTSAGAAAGLDLCLHMVRRDHGSAVAADTARFSVMPLEREGGQAQFIVHDHTPVPAGSELEPLLVWLGENLAQPLTVDDIAARAGVSPRTLTRRFREQTGTTPLQWLHRARIRRAQQLLETTRRPVEHIGAEVGFGSPTAFRDRFRRTTGVSPRAYRRAFAGEPAG, from the coding sequence ATGCACACGGTCGCCGTCCTCGCCCTCCCGCGCGTGATCCCGTTCGACCTCGCCACTGCGGTGGAAACCTTCGGGCGCGTCCGGCTGCCCGACGGGAGCCCCGGTTACGCGGTGCGCGTGTGCGCGGAGCGACCGGAGGTGGACGCGGGGGAGTTCGGCCTGCGGGCACACTGGGGGCTGGACGGGCTGCGCGGCGCGGACACGGTCGTCGTGCCCGGTACCGCCGACCCGACGGCACCGCTCGCCCCGGCCGTCCGCACCGCGCTGCGCCGGGCCGCCGGCGACGGGGCGCGCGTCGCGTCGATCTGCTCGGGGGCGTTCGTGCTCGCCGCCGCGGGGCTGCTGGACGGGCTGAGGGCGACGACGCACTGGCTGGCCGCCGGGCGGCTCGCCGCCGAGTACCCGGCGGTCGACGTCGATCCGGACGTCCTCTACGTCGACAACGGCCGGGTCCTCACGTCGGCGGGCGCGGCGGCCGGATTGGACCTGTGCCTGCACATGGTCCGCCGCGACCACGGCTCCGCGGTGGCTGCCGACACCGCCCGGTTCTCCGTGATGCCGCTGGAACGGGAGGGCGGGCAGGCGCAGTTCATCGTCCACGACCACACGCCCGTCCCGGCGGGCTCCGAGCTGGAACCCCTGCTGGTCTGGCTGGGCGAGAACCTCGCCCAGCCGCTCACCGTGGACGACATCGCCGCCCGGGCCGGCGTCAGCCCCCGCACGCTCACCCGCCGCTTCCGCGAGCAGACCGGCACCACACCGCTGCAGTGGCTGCACCGCGCCCGGATCCGCCGGGCCCAGCAGCTCCTGGAGACCACCCGCCGGCCCGTCGAACACATCGGCGCCGAAGTCGGTTTCGGCTCGCCGACCGCCTTCCGCGACCGCTTCCGCCGCACCACGGGCGTCAGCCCCCGCGCCTACCGCCGCGCTTTCGCCGGCGAGCCGGCCGGGTGA
- a CDS encoding DUF6010 family protein, whose amino-acid sequence MPYLQYIAPVVIGLVYALVMSLVDAKHRLRLNAVMVAGAGATYLSSDGLGGWELAFTALSTCVAYRALNSWTFVGIGWLLHTAWDIVHHIKGSPLLPFVHDASLGCAICDPVIALWCLRGGPPPRELLRGGRRGKALGEPVA is encoded by the coding sequence ATGCCCTACCTGCAATACATCGCGCCCGTCGTCATCGGTCTCGTCTACGCGCTGGTGATGTCCCTCGTCGACGCGAAACACCGGCTGCGCCTCAACGCCGTCATGGTGGCCGGGGCGGGCGCGACCTACCTCAGCAGCGACGGGCTGGGCGGCTGGGAGCTCGCCTTCACCGCGCTGTCCACCTGCGTCGCCTACCGCGCCCTGAATTCCTGGACGTTCGTCGGCATCGGCTGGCTGCTGCACACCGCGTGGGACATCGTGCACCACATCAAGGGCAGCCCCCTGCTTCCGTTCGTACACGACGCGTCGCTGGGCTGCGCGATCTGCGACCCGGTCATCGCCCTGTGGTGCCTGCGCGGCGGCCCGCCCCCGCGGGAACTGCTGCGCGGCGGACGGCGCGGAAAGGCTCTCGGCGAACCGGTGGCCTGA
- a CDS encoding DUF2797 domain-containing protein, with product MAPSGWLCAGPRWSADGPALLWLHPEHGERRSPLPAGRALGFVTGDRRYCVGVRRAGRYTPCPAGAEVPAGAVSGQCAECARLDRSRSVAADTMADDPRPYDVYLAWFAPGLVKAGITATERQGVRLLEQAALSYALLGRGPLMAARRTEAVLGAALGVPDRFPYAAKRAARHPLVLRAERAAELAALHARARALPGLPESLDVAAFVPVHHDDVFHLDRVGPRHGVVDLAPGSAVVGHVVAVAGPDVYLETADGRQVLVDTRRLAGWQLAAAPAGARTTAAVRAPEPERDGPEGLF from the coding sequence ATGGCACCCTCCGGCTGGCTCTGCGCCGGCCCCCGTTGGAGCGCGGACGGTCCTGCCCTGCTGTGGCTCCATCCCGAGCACGGCGAACGCCGCTCGCCGTTGCCCGCCGGGCGGGCGCTCGGGTTCGTCACCGGGGACCGGCGGTACTGCGTCGGGGTCCGGCGCGCCGGGCGGTACACGCCGTGTCCCGCCGGTGCCGAGGTGCCGGCCGGTGCGGTGTCCGGCCAGTGCGCGGAGTGCGCCCGGTTGGACCGGTCCCGTTCCGTCGCGGCCGACACGATGGCCGACGACCCGCGCCCGTACGACGTCTACCTGGCCTGGTTCGCCCCCGGCCTGGTCAAGGCAGGCATCACGGCCACCGAACGCCAGGGCGTCCGGCTCCTCGAACAGGCCGCCCTCTCGTACGCCCTGCTCGGCCGCGGCCCGCTGATGGCCGCCCGGCGGACGGAGGCCGTACTCGGCGCCGCGCTCGGCGTCCCGGACCGCTTCCCGTACGCCGCCAAGCGCGCCGCCCGCCACCCCCTGGTCCTGCGGGCCGAGCGGGCCGCCGAACTCGCCGCGCTCCACGCGCGGGCCCGCGCCCTCCCCGGCCTGCCGGAGTCGCTGGACGTGGCGGCCTTCGTACCCGTCCACCACGACGACGTCTTCCACCTGGACCGCGTCGGCCCCCGCCACGGCGTCGTCGACCTCGCTCCCGGGAGCGCCGTCGTCGGACACGTCGTCGCCGTGGCGGGACCGGACGTGTACCTGGAGACGGCGGACGGCCGCCAAGTGCTCGTCGACACGCGGCGGCTGGCGGGCTGGCAGTTGGCGGCGGCACCGGCCGGCGCGCGGACCACGGCGGCGGTCCGCGCGCCCGAGCCCGAACGGGACGGTCCGGAGGGGCTGTTCTGA
- a CDS encoding MFS transporter, translated as MPTLNKIRTALRGEQRVTPADPSLRRLRTALTVFFALDGFLFAGWVVRIPSIKERTGASAGALGLALLGVSAGAVAVMMLTGRLCRRFGSHPVTVVTAAVLAVGIALPPFARSAPALGLVLLVFGAAYGGINVAMNSAAVDLVTALRRPVMPSFHAAYSVGGMLGAGLGGLVAGRLAVTHHLLMLTAVGLVVTVVAGRVLLGHPAPRAPETVVSGSGPRSGSGSASRRAKAPVRGRGLVVVFGLIALCSSYGEGALADWGALHLQQDIGAGAGTAAIGYSVFALAMTVGRLSGTAMLERLGQTRTLVFGGATAAVGMLLASLTPALWAVFVGFALTGLGLANIFPVAIGRAGELTGPGGVAAASTFGYGGMLLGPPAIGLLADRFSLPAALTTVAVLAAMSALISGVTRGWTRRV; from the coding sequence GTGCCGACGCTAAACAAAATACGGACGGCCCTTCGGGGGGAACAGCGTGTCACCCCGGCCGATCCGTCGCTACGCCGCCTCCGAACCGCCCTCACCGTCTTCTTCGCCCTCGACGGCTTCCTCTTCGCCGGCTGGGTGGTCCGCATCCCGTCGATCAAGGAGCGTACCGGCGCCTCCGCCGGCGCGCTCGGCCTCGCCCTGCTGGGCGTCTCGGCCGGTGCCGTCGCCGTCATGATGCTCACCGGACGGCTGTGCCGGCGCTTCGGCAGCCACCCGGTCACCGTCGTCACGGCGGCCGTGCTGGCCGTCGGCATCGCCCTGCCGCCCTTCGCCCGGTCCGCGCCCGCCCTCGGCCTGGTCCTCCTCGTCTTCGGCGCCGCCTACGGCGGCATCAACGTGGCCATGAACAGCGCGGCCGTCGACCTCGTCACCGCACTGCGGCGGCCGGTGATGCCCAGCTTCCACGCGGCCTACAGCGTCGGCGGCATGCTCGGTGCCGGTCTCGGAGGGCTGGTCGCCGGGCGTCTCGCGGTGACCCATCACCTGCTGATGCTCACCGCCGTCGGGCTCGTCGTCACCGTCGTCGCCGGGCGGGTGCTGCTCGGCCATCCGGCACCGAGGGCGCCGGAGACGGTCGTTTCCGGTTCCGGTCCTCGTTCCGGTTCCGGGAGCGCGTCGCGGCGGGCCAAGGCGCCCGTGCGCGGGCGCGGACTCGTCGTCGTCTTCGGCCTGATCGCGCTGTGCTCCTCGTACGGCGAAGGGGCGCTCGCCGACTGGGGGGCCCTGCACCTCCAGCAGGACATCGGCGCCGGGGCGGGCACCGCGGCCATCGGTTACTCCGTGTTCGCGCTGGCGATGACCGTGGGCCGGCTGTCCGGCACCGCCATGCTCGAACGGCTCGGCCAGACGCGGACGCTCGTCTTCGGCGGGGCGACGGCCGCCGTCGGCATGCTCCTCGCCTCCCTCACTCCCGCGCTGTGGGCGGTCTTCGTCGGCTTCGCCCTGACGGGGCTGGGGCTCGCCAACATCTTTCCCGTCGCGATCGGGCGCGCGGGGGAGCTGACCGGGCCTGGTGGGGTTGCCGCGGCGTCCACGTTCGGGTACGGCGGCATGCTGTTGGGGCCGCCGGCGATCGGGCTGCTCGCGGATCGGTTCTCGTTGCCTGCCGCGCTGACGACCGTTGCGGTGTTGGCTGCGATGTCGGCGCTGATCAGTGGGGTTACGCGGGGGTGGACGCGGCGCGTCTGA
- a CDS encoding ROK family protein, with translation MTQTRTTRLERGRAALGPALELVHTGRAPTRAVLTAELGVTRATAGAVAAELEALGLIRVDARPTASTGSQGRPSHRLSVAPDGPVVLAAQIHADGFRAALVGLGGRMVATAPGCMTVPADPAHIIDAVVEAGAGLLRWTGRHCLGAGLAVPSAVAEPEGTALNPLHLSWPAGAPVRALFSEALAKAGVLGPAGLPVTGMAGNDVNLAALAEHRHGAGRGARHLLCVATGHRGVGGALVLDGRLHSGSSGLALEVGHLTVNPAGLPCHCGSRGCLDVEADPAAFLTAAGRTPGPDSSLLHQATELLRTAYDDPSVREAAELIADRLGLGLAGLVNILNPDRIVLGGLHRELLAADPDRLRAVVADRSLWGRSGSVPILPATLDHNSLIGAAEAAWQPVLDDPLGVLG, from the coding sequence GTGACCCAGACTCGGACAACACGTTTGGAGCGCGGCCGGGCCGCTCTCGGCCCCGCCCTGGAGCTCGTCCACACCGGGCGCGCCCCCACCCGCGCCGTGCTCACCGCCGAACTCGGCGTGACCCGGGCGACCGCGGGCGCCGTCGCCGCGGAGCTGGAGGCACTCGGCCTGATCCGGGTGGACGCCCGTCCGACGGCGTCCACCGGCTCGCAGGGCCGCCCCTCGCACCGGCTGTCCGTCGCGCCCGACGGGCCCGTGGTCCTGGCGGCGCAGATCCACGCGGACGGCTTCCGGGCCGCGCTCGTCGGCCTCGGCGGCCGGATGGTCGCGACGGCGCCCGGCTGCATGACGGTCCCCGCCGACCCGGCGCACATCATCGACGCCGTCGTGGAGGCGGGCGCCGGCCTGCTGCGCTGGACGGGCCGGCACTGCCTGGGCGCGGGACTCGCCGTCCCGTCGGCGGTGGCCGAGCCGGAGGGCACCGCCCTCAACCCGCTGCACCTCTCCTGGCCCGCCGGGGCACCGGTCCGCGCGCTGTTCTCCGAAGCGCTGGCCAAGGCGGGCGTCCTCGGGCCGGCCGGCCTGCCCGTCACCGGGATGGCCGGCAACGACGTCAACCTCGCCGCCCTCGCCGAACACCGCCACGGGGCCGGCCGCGGCGCCCGCCACCTGCTGTGCGTGGCCACCGGCCACCGCGGCGTCGGCGGCGCGCTGGTCCTCGACGGACGTCTGCACAGCGGGAGTTCGGGCCTGGCCCTGGAGGTCGGCCATCTGACGGTCAACCCGGCCGGGCTGCCCTGCCACTGCGGCAGCCGCGGCTGCCTCGACGTCGAGGCCGACCCGGCGGCCTTCCTCACCGCCGCCGGACGCACACCGGGCCCGGACAGCTCCCTCCTCCACCAGGCCACCGAGCTGCTCCGCACCGCGTACGACGACCCGTCGGTCCGCGAGGCCGCCGAACTGATCGCCGACCGCCTCGGCCTGGGCCTCGCCGGCCTCGTCAACATCCTCAACCCCGACCGCATCGTCCTGGGCGGCCTCCACCGCGAACTCCTGGCCGCCGACCCCGACCGCCTCCGCGCCGTCGTCGCCGACCGCAGCCTGTGGGGCCGCAGCGGCAGCGTCCCCATCCTCCCCGCCACCCTCGACCACAACAGCCTCATCGGCGCGGCGGAAGCGGCGTGGCAGCCGGTACTGGACGATCCGCTGGGGGTGCTGGGCTGA
- a CDS encoding ATP-binding protein → MISRVNKHCTVELQALPQRIRQVRRIVSAQLRYWHLDPLIDPAALGVTELLTNVHQHAEPDKRCTVEITLMLDRLTVSVRDHDPRLPRVGAPDEASTHGRGLALVAALSAGWGVQPRHDGGKAVWFTLLVPASAPAADPWRDRGAEPAVAFERATASLTSLGTAAFTEPAALHPAGAGAVPAVARERSPV, encoded by the coding sequence GTGATCAGCCGAGTGAACAAGCACTGCACCGTCGAGCTCCAGGCCCTGCCGCAGCGGATCCGGCAGGTGCGCAGAATCGTCTCTGCGCAGTTGCGTTACTGGCATCTCGATCCGCTCATCGATCCCGCCGCGCTCGGCGTCACCGAGCTCCTCACCAACGTCCACCAGCACGCTGAGCCGGACAAGCGGTGCACGGTCGAGATCACCCTGATGCTCGACCGGCTGACCGTCTCCGTACGCGACCACGATCCCCGGCTGCCCCGCGTCGGCGCTCCGGACGAGGCCAGCACCCATGGGCGCGGCCTCGCCCTGGTCGCGGCGCTCAGCGCCGGTTGGGGTGTGCAGCCGCGCCACGACGGCGGGAAGGCGGTGTGGTTCACCCTGCTCGTACCGGCCTCCGCCCCCGCCGCCGACCCCTGGCGCGACCGCGGCGCCGAGCCGGCGGTGGCCTTCGAACGCGCGACGGCCTCCCTGACCTCCCTCGGCACCGCCGCCTTCACCGAGCCGGCGGCCCTGCACCCGGCGGGCGCGGGGGCCGTGCCGGCGGTGGCGCGCGAGCGTTCGCCGGTGTAG
- a CDS encoding geranylgeranyl reductase family protein yields MGAEPVWDVVVVGAGPAGASAAYAAAGAGRRVLLLEKAELPRYKTCGGGIIGPSRDALPPGFELPLRDRVHAVTFSLDGKLTRTRRSKKMLFGLVNRAEFDAGLVEAAKAAGAEVRTGVTVARVEQHGPAVPDRRTVAVVLGDGSTVLARAVVGADGSAGRIGAHVGVKLDQVDLGLEAEIPVPPSVAEDWAGRVQLDWGPMPGSYGWVFPKGDTLTVGVICARGEGAATKRYLEDFIARLGLSGFEPSISSGHLTRCRADDSPLSRGRVVVCGDAAGLLEPWTREGISFALRSGRLAGEWAVRIAEAQDAVDARRQALNYAFAVKAGLGVEMGVGRRILALYSRKPGVFHAAVTGFGPAWRAFARITQGATTLGEIVRTHPVARRLVSAADRLPAARP; encoded by the coding sequence ATGGGCGCCGAGCCGGTGTGGGACGTCGTCGTGGTCGGCGCCGGGCCCGCCGGAGCCTCGGCGGCGTACGCGGCGGCCGGCGCGGGACGCCGTGTCCTGCTCCTGGAGAAGGCCGAACTGCCCCGCTACAAGACCTGCGGCGGCGGCATCATCGGCCCGTCCCGCGACGCCCTGCCGCCCGGCTTCGAACTGCCGCTGCGCGACCGCGTGCACGCCGTCACCTTCTCCCTCGACGGCAAGCTCACCCGCACCCGCCGGTCGAAGAAGATGCTCTTCGGGCTCGTCAACCGGGCCGAGTTCGACGCCGGCCTGGTCGAGGCGGCGAAGGCGGCCGGCGCCGAGGTGCGTACCGGCGTCACCGTCGCCCGCGTCGAGCAGCACGGACCCGCCGTCCCCGACCGGCGCACCGTCGCCGTCGTGCTCGGCGACGGCTCGACGGTCCTGGCCCGCGCGGTCGTCGGCGCCGACGGCAGCGCCGGCCGCATAGGAGCGCACGTCGGGGTGAAGCTCGACCAGGTCGACCTCGGCCTGGAGGCCGAGATCCCCGTCCCGCCGTCGGTCGCCGAGGACTGGGCCGGCCGGGTGCAGCTCGACTGGGGCCCCATGCCCGGCAGTTACGGCTGGGTGTTCCCCAAGGGCGACACCCTCACCGTCGGCGTCATCTGCGCCCGCGGCGAGGGCGCCGCCACCAAGCGGTACCTGGAGGACTTCATCGCCCGCCTGGGCCTGTCCGGCTTCGAGCCGAGCATCTCCTCCGGCCACCTGACCCGCTGCCGCGCCGACGACTCCCCGCTCTCCCGCGGCCGCGTCGTCGTCTGCGGCGACGCCGCCGGGCTGCTGGAGCCCTGGACGCGCGAGGGCATCTCGTTCGCGCTGCGTTCCGGCCGGCTGGCGGGGGAGTGGGCGGTGCGCATCGCCGAGGCGCAGGACGCCGTCGACGCCCGCCGCCAGGCGCTCAACTACGCGTTCGCCGTCAAGGCCGGGCTGGGGGTGGAGATGGGCGTGGGCCGCCGGATCCTCGCCCTGTACTCCCGCAAGCCGGGCGTCTTCCACGCGGCGGTCACCGGGTTCGGCCCGGCGTGGCGGGCGTTCGCCCGGATCACCCAGGGGGCGACCACCCTCGGCGAGATCGTCCGGACGCATCCGGTGGCGCGCCGGCTGGTCTCCGCGGCGGACCGGCTGCCGGCCGCGCGGCCCTGA
- a CDS encoding dipeptidase: MDTVPAPRPDSAALAATVASLQPRARAELAELVAFRSVADEAQFPKSECEAAAEWVAGALRAEGFEDVALLDTPDGTQSVYGYLPGPAGAPTVLLYAHYDVQPPLDEDAWLSPPFELTERDGRWYGRGAADCKGGFIMHLSALRALKEHGGVPVGVKMIVEGSEEQGTGGLQQYAEAHPELLAADTIVIGDAGNFRLGLPTVTATLRGMMLVRVEVQTLGGNLHSGMFGGAAPDALAALIRTLDSLRAPDGSTVIHGLEPEGTWDGLQYPEEDFRSDAKVLDGVDLIGSGTVADRLWARPAVTVLGIDCPPVVGATPSVHARAAALISLRVPPGVNAADTAKLLRAHLESQVPWNARVTTELVGQGEPFAADTASPAYVSMAEAMRVAYPGQEMQTAGMGGSIPLCNTLAALYPDTEILLIGLSEPEAQIHAVNESVSPEELERMSLTEALFLLNYAESRR; this comes from the coding sequence ATGGACACCGTTCCGGCCCCCCGGCCCGACTCCGCCGCGCTCGCCGCGACCGTCGCCTCCCTCCAGCCCCGCGCCCGCGCCGAACTGGCCGAACTGGTCGCCTTCCGGTCGGTCGCGGACGAGGCGCAGTTCCCGAAGAGCGAGTGCGAGGCGGCGGCGGAGTGGGTGGCCGGGGCGCTGCGCGCCGAGGGCTTCGAGGACGTCGCGCTGCTGGACACCCCGGACGGCACCCAGTCCGTCTACGGCTACCTGCCCGGCCCGGCGGGCGCCCCGACGGTGTTGCTGTACGCCCACTACGACGTGCAGCCGCCGCTGGACGAGGACGCGTGGCTGTCCCCGCCGTTCGAGCTGACGGAGCGCGACGGCCGCTGGTACGGGCGCGGCGCGGCCGACTGCAAGGGCGGCTTCATCATGCACCTGTCGGCGCTGCGCGCCCTCAAGGAGCACGGCGGGGTGCCGGTGGGCGTCAAGATGATCGTCGAGGGCTCGGAGGAGCAGGGCACGGGCGGTCTCCAGCAGTACGCGGAGGCGCACCCGGAGCTGCTGGCCGCCGACACCATCGTCATCGGCGACGCCGGCAACTTCCGGCTCGGCCTGCCGACCGTGACCGCCACCCTGCGCGGCATGATGCTGGTGCGGGTGGAGGTGCAGACGCTGGGCGGCAACCTGCACTCCGGCATGTTCGGCGGCGCCGCTCCCGACGCGCTCGCCGCACTGATCCGCACCCTCGACTCGCTGCGCGCGCCCGACGGCTCGACCGTCATCCACGGCCTGGAGCCGGAGGGCACCTGGGACGGCCTGCAGTACCCGGAGGAGGACTTCCGCTCCGACGCCAAGGTCCTGGACGGCGTCGACCTGATCGGCTCCGGCACGGTCGCGGACCGCCTGTGGGCCCGCCCCGCCGTCACCGTCCTGGGCATCGACTGCCCGCCCGTCGTCGGCGCCACCCCGTCCGTCCACGCCCGCGCGGCGGCCCTGATCAGCCTGCGCGTCCCGCCGGGCGTCAACGCCGCCGACACGGCGAAGCTCCTCCGCGCCCACCTGGAGTCCCAGGTCCCGTGGAACGCCCGGGTGACCACGGAACTGGTCGGCCAGGGCGAGCCGTTCGCCGCCGACACCGCCAGCCCCGCGTACGTCTCGATGGCCGAGGCGATGCGCGTCGCCTATCCCGGCCAGGAGATGCAGACCGCCGGCATGGGCGGCTCCATCCCCCTCTGCAACACCCTCGCCGCCCTCTACCCCGACACGGAGATCCTCCTCATCGGCCTCAGCGAGCCGGAGGCCCAGATCCACGCGGTCAACGAGAGCGTGTCCCCGGAGGAACTGGAGCGCATGTCCCTGACGGAGGCCCTGTTCCTGCTGAACTACGCGGAGTCCCGGCGGTAG
- a CDS encoding Imm7 family immunity protein, producing the protein MYEFHGWFGISESPEESDSGSLEAGIVQLRSFIEDVDWATGEARLSQHNGEYFVFINGLMNRRRDEAEEIDQLLRHIATRFPGSWGLLYERSADMDDPPGQGAFRVRVMARGEVQIRLDPFLSPVNPLIED; encoded by the coding sequence GTGTATGAGTTTCACGGATGGTTTGGTATCTCCGAGTCGCCCGAGGAGTCGGACTCAGGGAGCCTGGAAGCAGGCATTGTGCAGCTCAGGAGCTTCATCGAAGATGTCGACTGGGCGACTGGCGAGGCCCGGCTCAGTCAGCACAATGGGGAGTACTTCGTCTTCATTAATGGTTTGATGAATCGTCGACGTGATGAAGCGGAGGAGATTGACCAGCTCTTGCGTCACATCGCTACTCGGTTCCCCGGATCCTGGGGTCTTCTCTATGAACGTTCGGCTGATATGGACGATCCGCCGGGTCAGGGGGCCTTCCGTGTCCGGGTCATGGCGAGGGGGGAAGTGCAGATTCGCCTGGATCCGTTCCTCTCGCCTGTCAATCCGCTTATTGAGGATTGA